The Burkholderia cepacia genome includes a region encoding these proteins:
- a CDS encoding lysozyme inhibitor LprI family protein, with translation MVEIMKEFKRVAVLMILDPVIAHAFGSLDAFEAFLSDKFHMNRKPMNEIYLLGDANMPLCSGLRFATIYKSADDLVLASGAWMYAFQRETHPPMNAERSFDCSKARTTVERLVCADPDLVKLDEMVTRGFVAMQLVESKEISYQNPVRKDQINWIRNVRNKCANSPCLTEAYRARVQYIKGRISSASPSYPEKESGQDGG, from the coding sequence GTGGTCGAGATCATGAAGGAATTCAAGCGCGTTGCAGTATTGATGATTCTCGATCCGGTCATTGCACACGCCTTTGGGTCGCTTGATGCGTTCGAGGCATTCCTGAGCGATAAATTTCATATGAATCGCAAGCCTATGAATGAAATCTATCTGCTTGGGGACGCGAATATGCCGCTTTGCTCGGGTTTGCGATTCGCGACGATTTACAAGTCGGCAGACGATCTCGTTCTGGCGAGCGGAGCGTGGATGTATGCGTTCCAGCGCGAGACGCATCCTCCCATGAACGCGGAACGGAGCTTTGATTGCTCGAAGGCCCGGACGACTGTCGAGCGTCTTGTTTGCGCCGATCCTGATCTCGTGAAGCTCGACGAGATGGTGACCCGTGGATTTGTCGCGATGCAGCTGGTCGAGTCGAAGGAAATTTCGTATCAGAATCCGGTCAGGAAAGACCAGATCAACTGGATCAGAAACGTCAGGAACAAGTGTGCGAACAGCCCTTGCCTCACCGAGGCATACCGTGCGCGCGTTCAATACATCAAGGGCCGGATATCCAGTGCCTCCCCGTCTTATCCGGAAAAAGAGTCTGGGCAGGACGGCGGTTGA